One window of the Chryseobacterium sp. CY350 genome contains the following:
- the mtaB gene encoding tRNA (N(6)-L-threonylcarbamoyladenosine(37)-C(2))-methylthiotransferase MtaB, translated as MSHFHRTAAFHTLGCKLNFAETSTIARQLIDAGYEKVSFDERADVYVINTCSVTENADRECKLHVKRAMKANPEGLVVIVGCYAQLKPEEISQITGVDLVLGAKEKFNILSYLDDLEKSESEGIVHSCEIEETDFFIGSYSIGDRTRAFLKVQDGCDYKCTYCTIPLARGISRSDTIESVLKNAKEIAARDIKEIVLTGVNIGDYGKGEFGNKKHEHTFLDLIKELDQVEGIERIRISSIEPNLLKDESIELVSRSKSFVPHFHIPLQSGSDDLLKKMKRRYLTKLYNERVNKIREVMPHAAIGVDVIVGFPGETEELFMETYNFLNELPISYLHVFTYSERENTEAAEMDGIVPIPERKRRNKMLRILSEKKKMSFYQTQIGQTLPVLWEHENKDGKMYGFTENYVRVQKDFDSASVNKIEFLNLEKILSDGTVSVQSSYESFLAKA; from the coding sequence ATGTCTCATTTTCATAGAACTGCCGCATTTCATACTCTCGGCTGCAAATTAAATTTTGCGGAAACATCTACCATTGCCCGTCAATTAATAGATGCAGGTTATGAGAAGGTGAGTTTTGATGAGAGGGCAGACGTTTATGTCATCAATACCTGCTCGGTAACTGAAAACGCAGACAGAGAATGTAAATTGCATGTAAAACGAGCTATGAAAGCCAATCCTGAAGGTTTGGTTGTAATTGTCGGCTGCTACGCGCAGTTAAAACCAGAAGAGATTTCGCAAATTACAGGCGTTGATTTGGTTCTCGGAGCGAAAGAAAAATTCAATATTCTAAGTTATCTTGATGATTTGGAAAAATCTGAAAGTGAAGGTATAGTACATTCTTGTGAAATAGAAGAAACCGATTTTTTCATCGGAAGTTACTCCATAGGCGACAGAACCAGGGCTTTTCTTAAAGTTCAGGATGGTTGTGATTACAAATGTACATATTGTACGATTCCTTTAGCCAGAGGGATTTCCCGTTCAGACACCATTGAAAGTGTTCTTAAAAATGCCAAAGAAATTGCGGCGAGAGACATTAAAGAAATTGTTTTAACAGGTGTCAACATTGGTGATTACGGAAAAGGTGAATTTGGAAACAAAAAACACGAACATACTTTTTTAGATTTAATTAAAGAATTAGATCAGGTAGAAGGTATTGAGAGAATCCGTATTTCATCGATAGAGCCTAATCTTTTGAAAGATGAAAGCATAGAATTGGTCTCCAGAAGTAAAAGTTTTGTTCCTCATTTCCATATTCCTCTTCAATCTGGGAGCGATGATTTATTGAAAAAAATGAAACGTCGTTATCTTACGAAATTGTATAATGAAAGAGTCAATAAGATTCGCGAGGTGATGCCTCACGCAGCGATTGGTGTTGATGTGATTGTTGGTTTTCCTGGCGAAACTGAAGAGTTATTTATGGAGACTTATAATTTCCTGAACGAACTTCCGATCAGTTATCTTCACGTTTTTACCTATTCTGAAAGAGAAAATACCGAAGCAGCAGAAATGGACGGAATTGTGCCGATTCCTGAAAGAAAAAGAAGAAATAAAATGCTGAGAATTCTTTCTGAGAAGAAAAAGATGTCATTTTATCAAACTCAGATCGGGCAAACGCTTCCCGTTCTTTGGGAACACGAAAATAAAGACGGAAAAATGTACGGCTTCACAGAAAATTATGTGAGGGTGCAAAAAGATTTCGATTCTGCATCGGTTAATAAGATAGAATTTTTGAATTTAGAAAAAATCCTGTCAGATGGCACAGTTTCTGTGCAATCGTCTTACGAAAGTTTTTTAGCAAAAGCATAG
- a CDS encoding FMN-binding glutamate synthase family protein, producing the protein MRDKFLSWGLVLVIVTWVVALLIRAHYWIPIFLTAVYVLGVYNTYQTKHAILRNFPVLGYFRYFFEDISPEMQQYFIERETDGKPFPRNQRSAVYRRSKNLSDTVPFGTQLEVNHRKYEGIKHSIYAKSPKEELPRVWVGGEQCSQPYSASLFNISAMSFGALSDRAQISLNRGAKKGNFYHNTGEGGISPHHLEGGDLCWQIGTGYFGCRDDEGKFNPKLFTKYSTLPNVKMIEIKLSQGAKPGHGGVLPGVKNTPEIAKIRHVQPGLTIVSPPSHSSFSDAAGLLRFVQHLRELSGGKPVGFKLCIGDTKEFEDICVQMNVLKIYPDFITVDGAEGGTGAAPPEFSDGVGMPLEPALIFVNKTLRNYNVRSKLRVIASGKVLTSLDILRAVAMGADMCNNARGFMFSLGCIQALRCNNNNCPTGVATQDKMLIKGLDVTDKAERVYHFHKNTLHTCNELIAAAGRDSYEEVDATMFMRGDEFEHLSDKYFPDILGNVR; encoded by the coding sequence ATGAGAGATAAATTTTTATCTTGGGGTTTGGTGTTGGTGATTGTAACGTGGGTCGTTGCATTACTCATCAGAGCTCATTACTGGATTCCTATATTTCTAACGGCAGTTTATGTCTTAGGAGTTTATAATACGTACCAGACGAAACATGCCATTCTTAGAAACTTTCCTGTTTTGGGATATTTCAGATACTTTTTTGAAGATATTTCGCCTGAAATGCAACAATATTTTATCGAAAGAGAAACAGACGGAAAACCTTTTCCACGAAATCAACGTTCTGCCGTTTACAGAAGATCAAAAAATCTCAGTGATACGGTACCTTTCGGAACTCAGTTGGAAGTTAATCACAGGAAATATGAAGGTATAAAACATTCTATTTATGCTAAATCTCCCAAAGAAGAACTGCCGAGAGTTTGGGTGGGCGGCGAGCAATGTTCGCAACCTTACTCTGCTTCATTATTTAATATTTCTGCTATGAGTTTTGGTGCGTTGAGTGACAGAGCTCAGATTTCACTAAACCGGGGAGCCAAAAAAGGTAATTTTTACCATAATACCGGTGAAGGTGGTATTTCTCCGCATCATTTGGAAGGCGGAGATCTTTGTTGGCAAATTGGTACAGGTTATTTTGGATGCCGCGATGATGAAGGGAAATTTAATCCGAAACTATTTACAAAATATTCTACACTTCCGAATGTAAAAATGATTGAGATTAAATTATCTCAAGGTGCAAAACCTGGTCATGGTGGAGTGTTACCTGGAGTGAAAAATACTCCTGAAATCGCAAAAATCCGTCATGTACAACCAGGTTTAACGATTGTTTCTCCGCCGTCGCATTCGTCTTTTTCTGACGCTGCAGGTTTGCTGAGGTTTGTTCAGCATTTAAGAGAACTTTCAGGAGGAAAGCCAGTTGGTTTTAAACTGTGTATCGGTGATACCAAAGAGTTTGAAGATATCTGTGTTCAGATGAATGTTCTGAAAATTTATCCTGATTTTATCACCGTTGACGGAGCGGAAGGAGGAACAGGAGCAGCACCGCCGGAATTTTCTGACGGAGTAGGAATGCCTTTGGAGCCGGCTTTAATTTTTGTTAATAAAACTCTTAGAAACTACAATGTAAGAAGTAAACTGAGAGTTATAGCGAGCGGAAAAGTTCTGACGAGTTTAGATATTCTGAGAGCGGTTGCAATGGGAGCAGATATGTGTAATAATGCGAGAGGATTTATGTTTTCGCTAGGCTGTATTCAGGCTTTAAGATGCAATAATAACAATTGCCCGACAGGAGTTGCAACGCAGGATAAAATGTTGATAAAAGGTCTTGATGTTACTGATAAAGCTGAGAGAGTTTACCATTTTCACAAAAATACATTACATACGTGTAATGAATTAATTGCTGCTGCAGGAAGAGATTCTTATGAGGAAGTAGATGCTACAATGTTTATGAGAGGAGATGAGTTTGAGCATCTTTCAGATAAATATTTCCCGGATATTCTGGGAAATGTGAGATAA
- a CDS encoding RNA-binding S4 domain-containing protein, which produces MRIDKFLWSIRFYKTRSIATDEIKKNRVAIGESVVKSSKEIKEGDVIKIRKNQIDYKIKVIQIPKSRIGAKLVSLHIKDVTDKEQYELLKLRKMSQSYYRDRGEGRPTKKDRREIDGYVENDVDSDFTDWDDFFGESSSEKEEEKDS; this is translated from the coding sequence ATGAGAATAGATAAATTTTTATGGAGTATTCGATTTTACAAGACCAGAAGTATTGCTACAGACGAAATAAAAAAGAACAGAGTAGCAATAGGAGAATCGGTTGTAAAGTCGTCTAAGGAAATAAAAGAAGGAGATGTTATAAAAATTCGTAAAAATCAGATTGACTATAAAATAAAAGTCATACAAATCCCCAAAAGCAGAATTGGGGCAAAATTAGTTTCTCTTCATATCAAAGATGTCACAGACAAAGAACAGTATGAGTTGCTTAAACTAAGAAAAATGTCACAAAGTTATTACCGAGATCGTGGCGAGGGAAGACCTACCAAAAAAGACAGACGAGAGATCGACGGATATGTAGAAAATGACGTTGATTCAGATTTTACAGACTGGGATGATTTTTTTGGAGAAAGCAGTTCGGAAAAAGAAGAGGAAAAAGATTCATAA
- a CDS encoding shikimate kinase: MIISLVGYMGSGKSHISKILSEKINFKLIDLDKEISRRNKLTIPEIFENKGEIYFRKVEREILEEILATEENIVFSLGGGTPVYYNNMEIINHNSKSMFLRTSINTLIERISKQKEKRPLIANISDENLPEFIAKHLFERNEFYSKAQYHISTDFKEPEQIMNEIIEKLYL, encoded by the coding sequence ATGATAATTTCACTGGTCGGATACATGGGAAGTGGCAAATCTCACATTTCCAAAATTTTAAGCGAAAAAATAAATTTTAAATTAATTGACCTTGACAAAGAAATTTCCAGACGAAATAAACTCACGATCCCCGAAATCTTCGAAAATAAAGGAGAAATCTACTTTCGCAAGGTAGAAAGAGAAATTTTAGAAGAAATTTTAGCAACCGAAGAAAACATCGTTTTTAGCTTGGGTGGAGGCACGCCTGTATATTACAATAATATGGAAATCATCAACCATAACTCAAAAAGTATGTTCCTAAGAACATCCATCAATACTTTGATAGAAAGAATTTCTAAACAAAAAGAAAAACGACCTTTAATTGCTAATATTTCAGACGAAAACCTACCCGAGTTTATTGCCAAACATTTATTCGAGAGAAATGAATTTTACAGTAAAGCTCAATATCATATCAGTACAGATTTTAAAGAACCTGAACAGATCATGAATGAAATTATTGAAAAACTCTACTTATGA
- the panC gene encoding pantoate--beta-alanine ligase, with protein MEVLKNKKTLQDFIERQREMGKKIGFAPTMGALHDGHLSLYEAARAENDLVISSIFVNPTQFNNADDLKKYPRDTNRDILILKKSGLVDAVYIPEIQDIYPEKAESQHYDFDGLENEMEGKSRPGHFDGVGTVVEELFRQVKPNNAYFGDKDYQQLAIIKKMVDKKNLPVKIKGVEIYRAKNGLALSSRNQRLTENRRDDSKVIYETLAKVNDWFKTVSVPEIKNRVQDIFDDQKGMQLEYFLIADEKTLKETDFFYKDKSYRAFIVVMVDGVRLIDNMHLD; from the coding sequence ATGGAAGTTCTAAAAAACAAAAAAACACTTCAAGACTTTATTGAAAGACAGAGAGAAATGGGTAAAAAGATTGGCTTTGCGCCAACGATGGGTGCCTTGCATGACGGTCATCTTTCCTTATACGAAGCGGCTCGAGCGGAAAATGATCTTGTTATTTCTTCAATATTTGTAAATCCTACTCAGTTTAATAATGCTGATGATTTAAAAAAATACCCGAGAGATACCAACCGAGATATTTTAATTCTAAAAAAATCAGGATTGGTAGATGCTGTTTATATTCCGGAGATTCAGGATATTTATCCCGAAAAAGCAGAAAGCCAGCACTACGATTTTGACGGCTTGGAAAATGAAATGGAAGGAAAATCGAGACCCGGCCATTTTGATGGCGTAGGAACTGTGGTTGAAGAACTTTTCAGACAGGTAAAACCAAACAACGCCTATTTTGGAGATAAAGATTATCAGCAATTGGCTATTATTAAAAAAATGGTTGATAAAAAAAACCTGCCTGTTAAAATAAAAGGAGTCGAAATATATAGAGCAAAGAACGGTCTCGCCTTAAGCTCAAGAAATCAACGACTCACCGAAAACCGCAGAGATGATTCTAAAGTAATTTATGAAACACTAGCAAAAGTGAATGATTGGTTTAAAACCGTTTCTGTACCAGAGATTAAAAACAGAGTGCAAGATATTTTTGACGATCAAAAAGGGATGCAACTCGAATATTTTTTGATCGCTGATGAAAAGACTTTAAAAGAAACTGATTTTTTTTACAAAGACAAATCATACAGAGCATTTATTGTAGTAATGGTAGACGGTGTACGATTGATTGACAATATGCATTTAGATTAA
- a CDS encoding glycogen/starch synthase produces MPNQKILYITTEMYPYQEDTNLAAVVNKMALKMHQEGNDVRVFMPRFGQISERKFQLHEVIRLSGMNIIINDLDQPLIIKVASLPGERLQVYFIDNEEYFKRKQYYFDDEGVAFPDNDERAIFFARGVIETIKKLNWVPDVIHLNGWMASFIPVYLKTFYQSDTYFKDAKIVLSLYNEKDAPLDQSIAQKLQFDNISGLEALNNPSFQSFVIESMKYVDEVVKGDEFLEGDLDKAFNETTTSKSEYLDVDSINKLY; encoded by the coding sequence ATGCCCAATCAGAAAATACTGTACATTACCACCGAGATGTACCCTTATCAGGAAGATACAAATTTAGCAGCTGTGGTAAACAAAATGGCACTCAAAATGCACCAAGAAGGCAATGATGTAAGAGTTTTTATGCCACGATTCGGACAGATAAGTGAAAGAAAATTCCAGCTTCATGAGGTAATACGTCTTTCGGGAATGAATATTATCATCAATGATCTGGATCAACCTCTTATTATTAAAGTAGCTTCTCTTCCGGGAGAAAGATTACAGGTTTATTTTATTGACAACGAAGAATACTTTAAAAGAAAACAATATTATTTTGACGATGAAGGTGTTGCCTTCCCAGATAATGACGAGCGTGCAATTTTCTTCGCGAGAGGCGTTATAGAAACAATCAAAAAGCTTAATTGGGTACCAGACGTTATTCATCTTAACGGTTGGATGGCTTCTTTTATTCCAGTATATCTTAAAACTTTCTATCAGTCTGATACTTATTTTAAAGATGCCAAAATTGTGCTTTCATTATACAATGAAAAGGATGCTCCTTTAGATCAAAGTATAGCACAAAAATTACAGTTCGACAATATTTCAGGTCTTGAAGCGTTGAATAATCCTAGCTTTCAGAGTTTTGTAATCGAAAGTATGAAATATGTGGATGAAGTAGTAAAAGGCGACGAGTTTCTGGAAGGTGATTTAGATAAAGCTTTTAACGAAACTACTACATCAAAATCTGAGTATTTGGATGTAGATTCTATTAATAAATTATATTAA
- a CDS encoding DUF4270 family protein yields the protein MMYNFRKTFTILSLVIFGGMLVYNCEPDPDSLGEQLFLDGAANENEIAYDVTAFNIDNNDSIRSDASKLGLATLGAFSESQFGMQKAAYYTQVRLPAYDPDFGASATVDSVVLVIKPIYASDSVTTTTDENYIYPEGSVAAKKVINRYPATKYGRTKFNNGNLTVKVNEVTEFLNGYSDVAYSNKIYGSDLELGSKTFNGYVNSVAITKDSDNSSIFTSEVGFRIPLSASFFKTKIIDKKGQPELKDVSTFIRYFRGLKVSVTDVDGYLVQFSPSTVELIMYYKSIDAGATASTQKKYAFSIGNGNAHIGNYIYERANSAVKLANSNINSTTGDEKLFAQGMGGNSIGIKFPAKTIQELRTLYEKDKAAIISAKIRMFTDKAAWSNHLKKPTVLTILQKVMDKTDPNKITTSFTKDLLTLGATPNFAYIKAYDLDKNPAYYDFTVTQSLKDIVESTDGTLDDYTHKYFRIDVGNFLQSSTGTSLAGYQFTSRPFSLDRAVFVGTDPNNPDKDPSKPYEIKLRVTYGTK from the coding sequence ATGATGTACAATTTTAGAAAAACCTTCACCATACTTTCTTTGGTGATTTTCGGTGGTATGTTGGTTTATAATTGTGAACCAGACCCGGATTCTTTAGGTGAACAACTGTTTTTAGATGGAGCAGCAAACGAAAACGAAATAGCGTACGATGTTACCGCATTTAATATTGATAACAATGACAGTATAAGAAGTGATGCTTCGAAATTAGGATTAGCTACCTTGGGAGCTTTTTCCGAAAGTCAGTTTGGGATGCAGAAAGCAGCTTATTACACACAGGTAAGGCTTCCTGCTTACGATCCTGATTTTGGCGCAAGTGCAACGGTTGATTCTGTAGTATTAGTAATTAAGCCTATTTATGCTTCGGATTCTGTGACGACCACTACGGATGAAAATTATATTTATCCGGAAGGTTCTGTCGCTGCGAAAAAAGTTATCAACAGATATCCTGCAACAAAATACGGAAGAACAAAATTTAACAATGGAAACTTAACGGTTAAAGTAAATGAAGTAACAGAATTTTTGAATGGATATAGCGATGTTGCTTACTCAAATAAAATTTATGGTAGTGATCTGGAATTAGGTTCGAAAACTTTTAATGGTTATGTAAATTCTGTTGCAATCACAAAAGATTCAGATAACAGCTCTATATTCACTTCTGAAGTAGGTTTCAGAATTCCTTTATCAGCAAGTTTCTTTAAAACAAAGATAATTGATAAAAAAGGGCAGCCGGAATTGAAAGATGTTTCAACTTTTATAAGATATTTCAGAGGATTGAAAGTTTCTGTAACTGATGTGGATGGTTATTTGGTTCAGTTCTCACCTTCAACCGTGGAATTGATTATGTATTATAAGTCTATTGATGCAGGTGCTACAGCAAGTACTCAAAAAAAATACGCTTTCTCAATAGGAAACGGAAATGCTCATATAGGAAATTACATTTACGAACGAGCTAACTCGGCGGTAAAGCTTGCTAATTCAAATATTAACAGTACAACAGGCGATGAAAAACTTTTCGCTCAAGGAATGGGAGGTAATTCTATTGGAATTAAATTTCCTGCCAAAACCATTCAAGAGTTAAGGACTTTGTATGAAAAAGATAAAGCAGCTATCATCAGTGCAAAAATCAGAATGTTTACAGATAAAGCTGCGTGGAGTAACCATCTGAAAAAGCCTACGGTCTTAACAATACTTCAAAAGGTTATGGATAAAACGGATCCTAATAAGATAACGACTAGCTTTACGAAAGATCTATTAACACTCGGGGCAACGCCTAATTTTGCTTATATTAAAGCATATGATTTAGATAAGAACCCTGCGTACTATGACTTTACGGTTACACAATCATTGAAAGATATTGTAGAATCTACGGATGGAACTTTGGATGATTATACGCATAAATACTTCCGTATTGACGTTGGAAACTTCCTTCAGTCATCGACAGGAACTTCTCTTGCTGGTTATCAGTTTACATCAAGACCGTTTTCTCTAGACAGAGCTGTTTTTGTTGGAACAGATCCAAACAACCCGGATAAAGATCCGAGCAAGCCTTATGAAATTAAATTAAGAGTTACCTACGGTACAAAATAA
- the glmS gene encoding glutamine--fructose-6-phosphate transaminase (isomerizing): MCGIVGYTGFQDAYDIVINGLRRLEYRGYDSAGIVLEGENNAFDVEKTKGKVDDLVSISGKLKGFAKVGMGHTRWATHGVPSDRNSHPHLSNNGKIAIVHNGIIENYDTIKIMLTEKGFTFKSETDTEILVNLIQYFMDVNSEIDFPTAVRYALNEVYGAYAITVMHEDYPGVLVVGRLGSPLAIGIGDKEYFIASDASPFVEFTKEAIYLEEGHMAILSLENGVDIRSINDNSKIVPEIQELKLNLEQIEKGGYEHFMLKEIFEQPKSIHDTMRGRLLVDEGIIKMAGIWDHLEKFKNANKITIIACGTSWHAGLIGEYLIEEFARIPVEVEYASEFRYRNPIITDKDVVIAISQSGETADTMAALKLAKEKGAFIYGICNVVDSSIARITDAGSYTHAGPEIGVASTKAFTAQLTILSLLALKLGKHNGNLGNADFMSLIAELNAIPKKIEEVLEATHKLTQSIAKDFIDATNFLYLGRGYNYPAALEGALKLKEISYIHAEGYPAAEMKHGPIALIDENMPIVIIAPKKGHYDKIVSNVQEIKARKGKVIAVVNKGDTQVSAMADYVIEIPETSECFSPIVASVPLQLLAYYIAVYRGANVDQPRNLAKSVTVE; encoded by the coding sequence ATGTGCGGAATTGTTGGTTATACAGGTTTTCAGGATGCCTACGATATAGTTATTAACGGACTTAGAAGGCTGGAATACAGAGGTTATGACAGTGCCGGAATTGTTTTGGAAGGTGAGAATAATGCATTTGATGTTGAAAAAACCAAAGGTAAGGTTGATGATCTTGTAAGCATTTCGGGTAAACTGAAAGGTTTTGCGAAAGTGGGTATGGGTCATACTCGTTGGGCAACACATGGTGTACCAAGTGATAGAAACTCTCATCCCCATTTATCAAATAATGGGAAGATTGCAATTGTTCATAATGGTATCATTGAGAATTATGATACAATAAAGATAATGCTTACCGAAAAGGGTTTTACTTTCAAGTCAGAAACTGATACCGAAATTTTGGTAAATCTGATTCAGTACTTTATGGATGTAAATTCTGAAATAGACTTTCCAACAGCAGTAAGATATGCTTTAAATGAAGTTTATGGCGCATATGCTATTACAGTAATGCACGAAGATTATCCGGGAGTTTTGGTTGTGGGAAGATTAGGTTCTCCTTTGGCTATAGGAATTGGTGATAAAGAATATTTCATTGCATCTGATGCGTCTCCGTTTGTTGAATTTACAAAAGAAGCCATTTATTTGGAAGAAGGCCACATGGCTATTCTTTCTTTAGAAAATGGAGTTGATATAAGATCAATTAATGATAACTCTAAAATTGTTCCTGAAATTCAGGAGCTTAAATTGAATCTTGAACAGATTGAAAAAGGCGGATACGAACATTTTATGCTTAAAGAGATCTTTGAACAGCCAAAATCAATCCATGACACGATGAGAGGTAGACTTCTTGTTGATGAAGGTATTATTAAGATGGCTGGTATTTGGGATCACCTTGAGAAATTCAAAAATGCGAACAAAATTACTATTATCGCTTGTGGTACATCATGGCACGCAGGTCTTATTGGTGAATATCTGATTGAAGAATTTGCGAGAATTCCTGTAGAAGTAGAATATGCTTCAGAATTTAGATACAGAAATCCTATTATTACAGATAAAGATGTAGTTATTGCAATTTCTCAGTCAGGCGAAACTGCAGATACAATGGCAGCTTTGAAGTTAGCTAAAGAAAAAGGAGCATTCATTTATGGTATTTGTAATGTCGTTGATTCATCGATTGCAAGAATTACAGATGCAGGTTCATACACACACGCAGGTCCTGAAATTGGCGTTGCTTCTACTAAAGCATTTACTGCCCAATTAACTATTCTTTCACTGCTTGCATTAAAATTAGGGAAGCATAATGGTAACTTAGGAAACGCAGATTTTATGAGTCTTATTGCAGAATTAAATGCGATTCCTAAAAAAATCGAAGAAGTTCTAGAAGCTACTCATAAATTAACTCAAAGTATTGCTAAGGATTTCATAGATGCTACTAATTTCCTTTATTTAGGAAGAGGTTACAACTATCCTGCAGCGCTGGAAGGAGCATTGAAACTTAAAGAAATTTCGTACATTCATGCAGAGGGATATCCAGCAGCAGAGATGAAGCATGGTCCTATCGCATTGATTGATGAAAATATGCCAATTGTTATTATTGCTCCTAAAAAAGGACATTACGACAAGATTGTAAGCAACGTACAGGAAATTAAAGCAAGAAAAGGGAAGGTAATTGCTGTGGTGAATAAAGGAGATACTCAGGTAAGTGCGATGGCCGATTATGTTATCGAAATTCCTGAAACATCAGAATGTTTCTCACCAATTGTTGCATCAGTTCCTTTACAATTATTAGCATATTATATTGCAGTATATAGAGGCGCAAATGTAGATCAGCCAAGAAATCTTGCAAAATCTGTAACTGTAGAGTAA
- the porK gene encoding T9SS ring complex lipoprotein PorK/GldK, which yields MKRIFLLLLSASVASVSCSGGGSSSVGKPGTKGELIPREKTKSFVAERPYGMVAIPGGSFVAGLADVDFTDSPEKAALKTVTVSSFFMDEAETTNAEYRLFINYVRDSIARTMLAEAAGEGGDGGGKGTGIGDYAYLAKKEENLTAYQEYLEGAGGRDGFDDTKRLDWKIPLHWNTSKYPDVEYAEVLESMYLPASSRVGSERLLDVSKLKYNYKWGDMDVALAENERGVNYLRSESIAIYPDTTVWVKDFHFTYNEPLFEQYFWHKAYKDYPVVGVTWDQARAYCNFRSKLKSDYNESLKRRKQRPLTFRLPTEMEWEYAARGGKQNATYPWGGPYLMDDRGCYLANFKPKRGNYMEDEKLGTYTYAAPVKKFKKNSFGLFDMAGNVAEWTESAYNNSSYGFSSTLNPSTKDKEDAKRSVRGGSWKDVGYMLMTGYRDYEMKDSARSYIGFRTVQDIPEAAVKAKRINR from the coding sequence ATGAAAAGGATATTTCTTTTATTATTGTCTGCGTCGGTAGCATCGGTATCTTGTTCAGGTGGTGGATCTTCTTCTGTCGGGAAGCCAGGAACAAAAGGGGAATTGATACCTAGAGAAAAAACAAAATCATTTGTTGCAGAAAGACCTTATGGTATGGTTGCCATTCCTGGTGGATCTTTCGTTGCAGGTTTAGCTGATGTGGATTTCACGGACAGCCCTGAAAAAGCAGCTTTGAAAACGGTAACAGTTTCATCTTTCTTTATGGATGAAGCAGAAACTACAAATGCAGAATATAGGTTGTTCATCAACTATGTTAGAGATTCTATTGCTAGAACCATGTTAGCAGAAGCTGCCGGAGAAGGTGGTGACGGTGGTGGTAAAGGTACTGGCATTGGAGATTATGCATACCTTGCTAAGAAAGAAGAGAATCTTACAGCATATCAAGAATATCTTGAAGGTGCAGGTGGTAGAGATGGTTTTGATGATACTAAAAGATTAGACTGGAAAATTCCGTTGCATTGGAATACTTCTAAATATCCGGATGTAGAATATGCTGAAGTTTTAGAATCTATGTATTTACCAGCTTCTTCAAGAGTTGGAAGCGAAAGACTTCTTGATGTAAGCAAATTAAAATATAATTATAAATGGGGAGATATGGATGTTGCCCTTGCTGAAAACGAAAGAGGTGTGAATTACCTTAGAAGTGAAAGCATCGCAATTTATCCGGATACTACTGTTTGGGTGAAAGATTTTCATTTCACGTATAACGAGCCTTTATTTGAGCAGTATTTCTGGCATAAAGCCTACAAAGACTACCCTGTTGTTGGGGTAACTTGGGATCAGGCAAGAGCATATTGTAACTTCAGATCAAAATTAAAGTCTGATTATAACGAAAGTTTGAAAAGAAGAAAACAAAGACCATTAACTTTCCGTCTTCCTACTGAAATGGAGTGGGAGTACGCTGCTAGAGGTGGTAAGCAAAATGCTACTTACCCTTGGGGTGGTCCTTACTTGATGGACGATAGAGGTTGTTATCTTGCAAACTTCAAGCCAAAAAGAGGTAATTACATGGAAGATGAGAAATTAGGTACTTATACTTATGCCGCTCCAGTAAAAAAATTCAAGAAAAACAGCTTCGGATTGTTTGATATGGCTGGAAACGTTGCCGAGTGGACTGAGTCTGCTTACAACAATTCATCATACGGTTTTTCTTCTACTCTGAATCCTTCTACTAAAGATAAAGAAGATGCTAAAAGATCTGTAAGAGGTGGTTCTTGGAAAGATGTTGGATATATGTTGATGACTGGTTATAGAGATTACGAAATGAAAGACTCTGCAAGAAGTTACATCGGATTCAGAACGGTACAGGATATCCCTGAAGCTGCTGTTAAAGCAAAAAGAATTAACAGATAA